In Rahnella aquatilis CIP 78.65 = ATCC 33071, one DNA window encodes the following:
- the fliS gene encoding flagellar export chaperone FliS, which translates to MYQNSGAKAYAQIGLESAVMSASPHQLVVMLFDGARSALIRAGIFMQQGDIPGKGNALSKAINIIDNGLIAGLSREKGDPELVDNLEALYSYMVRRLLHANLHNDQEAIAEVLTLLENIADAWRQIGPNYHPSQDQYNGSTSVSG; encoded by the coding sequence ATGTACCAAAATTCAGGAGCAAAAGCCTATGCCCAAATTGGGCTCGAAAGTGCGGTGATGAGCGCATCGCCGCACCAGTTGGTAGTCATGCTATTTGACGGGGCGCGAAGCGCCCTTATCCGGGCAGGCATTTTTATGCAACAAGGCGATATTCCCGGTAAAGGGAATGCTTTATCAAAAGCCATCAACATCATAGATAACGGACTGATAGCCGGTTTAAGTCGCGAAAAAGGTGATCCTGAATTAGTGGATAACCTCGAAGCACTTTATTCCTATATGGTCCGCCGTTTATTGCATGCAAATTTACACAACGATCAAGAGGCCATCGCTGAGGTGCTGACCTTGCTTGAAAATATCGCCGATGCCTGGCGGCAAATCGGCCCAAACTACCACCCGTCGCAGGACCAATATAATGGATCAACATCAGTATCTGGTTAA